A single region of the Yersinia entomophaga genome encodes:
- a CDS encoding L-alanine exporter AlaE, which translates to MFSTDSRLRSAVADTFALVVYCFITGMAIEILISGMTFEQSLSSRLLSIPVNILIAWPYGMYRDSFIRFAQRCAGQHFWAKNLADLLAYVSFQSPVYAIILWTVGADFQQIVTAVASNAVVSMVMGVAYGYFLEYCRRLFRVAGYV; encoded by the coding sequence ATGTTTTCTACTGATTCTCGCTTACGTAGCGCCGTTGCAGATACCTTTGCTCTTGTGGTGTATTGCTTTATCACCGGTATGGCGATTGAAATACTGATTTCAGGTATGACCTTTGAGCAGTCGCTTTCTTCACGCTTGCTTTCCATACCGGTTAACATCCTGATTGCTTGGCCTTACGGCATGTATCGGGACAGTTTTATCCGTTTCGCTCAACGATGCGCGGGACAACATTTTTGGGCGAAAAATCTGGCCGACCTACTGGCCTACGTCAGTTTTCAGTCTCCGGTTTACGCCATTATTCTGTGGACGGTCGGTGCAGATTTCCAGCAGATCGTCACGGCAGTAGCCAGTAATGCGGTCGTTTCTATGGTTATGGGCGTGGCCTACGGCTATTTTCTGGAATATTGCCGCCGCCTGTTCCGCGTAGCCGGGTACGTGTGA
- the mraZ gene encoding division/cell wall cluster transcriptional repressor MraZ — translation MFRGATMVNLDSKGRLAVPTRYRDLLNEESRGQMVCTIDLHQPCLLLYPLPEWEIIEQKLSRLSSMVPAERRIQRLLLGHASECQMDGSGRLLIANTLRQHAGLSKEVMLVGQFNKFELWDEQTWYQQVKDDIDAQQSTQEPLSERLQDLSL, via the coding sequence ATGTTTCGTGGGGCAACGATGGTTAACCTCGACAGCAAAGGGCGGCTTGCCGTACCTACCCGTTATCGGGATTTGCTGAACGAGGAATCGCGAGGACAGATGGTCTGCACTATCGACCTTCACCAACCATGCCTGTTGCTTTATCCTTTGCCCGAATGGGAAATCATTGAACAAAAACTTTCTCGTCTGTCGAGCATGGTTCCTGCCGAGCGCCGTATTCAGCGTTTGCTGTTGGGGCATGCTAGCGAATGCCAGATGGATGGTTCCGGGCGTTTGTTGATTGCAAATACGCTGCGTCAACACGCCGGGCTGAGTAAAGAAGTGATGCTGGTTGGGCAGTTCAACAAGTTTGAACTGTGGGATGAACAGACCTGGTATCAACAAGTCAAGGATGACATAGACGCACAACAGTCGACTCAGGAACCTTTATCTGAGCGGCTACAGGACTTATCGCTATAA
- the rsmH gene encoding 16S rRNA (cytosine(1402)-N(4))-methyltransferase RsmH yields the protein MVDNYKHTSVLLDEAVNGLNIRSNGIYIDGTFGRGGHSRLILSQLGPEGRLIAIDRDPQAIEAAKSITDPRFSIVHGPFSELADYVRELDLVGKIDGVLLDLGVSSPQLDDPERGFSFMRDGPLDMRMDPSRGISAAEWLMKAGADDIAWVLKTFGEERFAKRLARAIVERNLTQPMTRTTELANLIANASPFREKHKHPATRSFQAIRIYINSELEEIERALEGALEVLAPGGRLSVISFHSLEDRIVKNFIRNQSRGPKVPAGLPLTEEQLQSLGGRNLKSVGKMMPSDAEVAENPRARSSVLRFAERINA from the coding sequence ATGGTAGATAATTATAAGCACACAAGCGTGCTGCTGGATGAGGCAGTTAACGGCCTGAACATTCGCAGTAACGGCATTTATATCGACGGAACTTTTGGTCGTGGTGGCCATTCACGTCTGATTCTGTCTCAACTTGGGCCGGAAGGGCGTTTGATAGCAATTGACCGCGACCCGCAAGCTATTGAAGCAGCGAAATCCATTACCGATCCGCGTTTCTCAATCGTACACGGTCCGTTTTCTGAATTAGCAGATTATGTGCGGGAATTGGACTTAGTCGGGAAGATCGATGGCGTACTGTTGGACCTGGGCGTTTCTTCACCGCAGTTAGACGATCCAGAACGCGGTTTTTCCTTTATGCGTGACGGGCCGCTGGATATGCGCATGGATCCTTCGCGTGGCATTTCTGCCGCCGAGTGGTTGATGAAAGCTGGCGCTGACGACATTGCCTGGGTATTGAAAACCTTTGGTGAAGAGCGCTTTGCCAAACGTCTGGCTCGCGCCATTGTTGAGCGCAACCTGACCCAGCCGATGACTCGCACCACTGAGCTGGCTAATTTGATTGCTAACGCCAGCCCATTCCGCGAAAAGCACAAGCATCCGGCCACCCGCAGTTTCCAGGCGATTCGCATTTATATCAACAGCGAACTGGAAGAAATCGAACGAGCATTGGAAGGTGCGCTGGAAGTATTAGCTCCCGGTGGTCGTCTCTCCGTCATCAGTTTCCATTCCCTTGAAGATCGTATTGTTAAAAACTTTATCCGTAACCAAAGCCGTGGGCCGAAAGTGCCTGCCGGTCTGCCGTTAACGGAGGAGCAGTTACAGAGTCTGGGCGGACGTAATTTGAAATCCGTAGGGAAAATGATGCCTTCCGACGCGGAAGTTGCGGAAAACCCACGGGCGCGTAGCTCCGTACTGCGTTTTGCAGAGAGGATTAACGCGTGA
- the ftsL gene encoding cell division protein FtsL — MIGNERHGLVGVIGGDLLRNAKIPLILLVAVLISAVLVVTTAHRTRLLTAEREQLVLERDALDIEWRNLILEENALGDHSRVESIATDKLKMQHVDPAQENIVVKQ; from the coding sequence GTGATAGGCAACGAACGCCACGGCTTGGTAGGGGTCATTGGCGGAGATTTACTCCGTAATGCCAAGATTCCATTGATTCTGCTGGTTGCGGTGTTGATCTCTGCGGTGTTAGTGGTGACAACCGCTCACCGCACCCGGTTGCTGACCGCCGAACGTGAGCAGCTGGTGCTGGAGCGTGATGCTCTGGACATCGAGTGGCGTAACCTGATTCTGGAAGAGAACGCCTTGGGCGATCACAGCCGGGTCGAGAGTATCGCTACTGATAAGTTAAAAATGCAGCACGTTGATCCAGCACAAGAAAACATTGTGGTTAAACAATGA
- a CDS encoding peptidoglycan glycosyltransferase FtsI, which produces MKAARPGKLKRQEEQASFISWRFALLCGCILLALVGLMLRTAYLQVINPDKLVREGDMRSLRVQSVPTARGMISDRAGRPLAVSVPVNAIWADPKELQERGGITLDTRWKALSDALEIPLDQLASRINANPKGRFVYLARQVNPAIGDYIHKLKLPGIYLRQESRRYYPAGQVMAHIIGVTNIDGQGIEGVEKSFDRWLTGQPGERTVRKDRYGRVIEDISSVDSQAAHNLALSVDERLQALVYRELNNAVAFNKAESGTAVLVDVNTGEVLAMANSPSYNPNNLTGTPKEAMRNRAITDIFEPGSTVKPMVVMTALQHGVIKENSVLNTLPYFVNGHQIKDVARYAELSVTGILQKSSNVGVSKLALAMPSSALVDTYSRFGFGKATNLGLVGESSGLYPKKQRWSDIERATFSYGYGLMVTPLQLARVYATIGSMGIYRPLSITKVDPPVAGERVFPEPIVRTVVHMMESVALPGGGGTKAAIKGYRIAIKTGTAKKVGPDGKYVNRYLAYTAGVAPASNPRFALVVVIDDPQGGKYYGGAVSAPVFGAIMGGVLRTMNVEPDALPTSDKSELVINKKEGSGGRS; this is translated from the coding sequence ATGAAAGCAGCGCGCCCCGGTAAGTTGAAACGGCAGGAAGAACAAGCCAGCTTTATAAGCTGGCGTTTTGCATTGCTGTGCGGCTGTATTTTACTGGCTTTGGTTGGGCTGATGCTACGCACTGCCTACCTGCAAGTGATCAATCCAGACAAATTGGTACGGGAAGGCGACATGCGTTCGCTGCGGGTTCAATCCGTACCTACCGCTCGCGGCATGATAAGCGATCGAGCCGGGCGACCTCTGGCGGTGAGTGTTCCGGTGAATGCCATTTGGGCCGATCCGAAAGAACTGCAGGAACGTGGCGGAATTACGCTGGATACGCGCTGGAAAGCCCTGTCCGACGCGCTGGAAATCCCTCTCGATCAGTTGGCTTCCCGCATTAACGCGAATCCGAAAGGTCGCTTTGTTTATCTGGCGCGTCAGGTCAATCCGGCTATTGGTGACTATATCCATAAGTTGAAATTGCCGGGTATCTATCTGCGTCAGGAATCCCGCCGCTACTACCCTGCGGGGCAGGTTATGGCGCATATCATCGGCGTGACCAATATCGATGGTCAGGGAATTGAAGGGGTTGAGAAAAGCTTCGATCGCTGGCTAACCGGTCAACCGGGCGAACGTACGGTGCGTAAAGACCGCTATGGTCGGGTGATCGAAGATATCTCCTCTGTGGATAGTCAGGCGGCACATAATCTGGCGCTGAGCGTCGATGAACGCCTACAAGCGCTGGTTTATCGCGAATTGAACAATGCGGTGGCGTTCAACAAAGCTGAATCAGGAACCGCAGTGCTGGTGGATGTGAACACCGGCGAAGTGCTGGCAATGGCCAACAGCCCTTCTTACAACCCGAACAACCTAACCGGTACGCCGAAAGAAGCCATGCGTAACCGGGCAATTACCGATATTTTCGAGCCGGGCTCTACGGTTAAGCCTATGGTGGTGATGACCGCATTGCAGCACGGCGTTATCAAAGAAAACAGCGTATTGAATACTCTGCCGTACTTTGTTAACGGCCATCAGATCAAAGACGTGGCGCGTTATGCAGAGCTGTCGGTGACAGGGATTCTACAGAAGTCGAGTAACGTCGGTGTTTCTAAGCTGGCGTTAGCGATGCCATCCTCAGCGTTAGTAGATACTTACTCACGTTTTGGGTTTGGGAAAGCGACCAATTTGGGGTTGGTCGGAGAAAGCAGTGGCTTATATCCTAAAAAACAACGGTGGTCTGACATAGAGAGGGCCACCTTCTCTTACGGCTACGGGCTAATGGTAACGCCGTTACAGTTAGCGCGAGTCTATGCAACGATCGGCAGTATGGGTATTTATCGCCCGTTGTCGATTACCAAAGTTGACCCACCGGTTGCCGGTGAGCGCGTCTTCCCTGAGCCCATTGTTCGCACCGTGGTTCATATGATGGAAAGCGTAGCGTTACCGGGCGGCGGGGGCACCAAAGCTGCGATTAAAGGCTATCGTATTGCGATTAAAACCGGTACTGCGAAGAAAGTCGGACCGGACGGCAAATACGTGAACCGATATCTTGCGTATACCGCCGGCGTCGCGCCGGCAAGCAACCCTCGATTTGCTCTGGTTGTGGTCATTGATGACCCGCAGGGCGGGAAATATTACGGCGGTGCGGTTTCTGCTCCGGTATTTGGCGCAATTATGGGCGGCGTTTTGCGTACCATGAACGTTGAACCGGACGCGTTACCGACCAGTGATAAAAGCGAATTAGTAATTAATAAAAAAGAGGGTTCAGGTGGCAGATCGTAA
- the murE gene encoding UDP-N-acetylmuramoyl-L-alanyl-D-glutamate--2,6-diaminopimelate ligase: protein MADRNLRDLLAPWGLDVPGRALREMTLDSRVAAAGDLFVAVVGYQTDGRRYIPQAIAQGVAAVIAEAEGVAPDASITEMHGVPVIYLSNLNQHLSKLAGQFYQQPGAALRLIGVTGTNGKTTTTQLLAQWTQALGESSAVMGTVGNGLLGQVVPTENTTGSAVDVQQILHSLVEQGAKVAAMEVSSHGLVQNRVAALPFAAAVFTNLSRDHLDYHGDMASYEAAKWLLFSTHQAEHKIINADDDVGQRWLSQLPQAVAVSMEDKVPQGWNGPWLSATHVDYHDNGATISFDSSWGKGQLESRLMGAFNVSNLLVALSTLLALGYPLAELLTAAPRLQPVCGRMEVFNAPGKPTVVVDYAHTPDALEKALAAARLHCKGQLWCVFGCGGDRDKGKRPLMGAIAEQLADRVVVTDDNPRSEEPQAIVADILRGLMDAGRALAIHGRAEAVTSAIMQAKEEDVVLVAGKGHEDYQLVGNRRLDYSDRITVARLLGGVA from the coding sequence GTGGCAGATCGTAATTTGCGCGACTTACTCGCTCCTTGGGGGCTTGACGTCCCGGGGCGTGCGCTACGGGAAATGACATTAGACAGCCGCGTGGCGGCTGCCGGGGATCTGTTTGTCGCCGTTGTCGGCTACCAGACGGACGGGCGGCGCTATATTCCGCAGGCTATTGCTCAGGGCGTTGCCGCCGTGATTGCTGAAGCCGAAGGCGTAGCACCAGATGCCAGCATTACGGAAATGCACGGCGTTCCCGTGATTTATCTGAGCAATCTGAATCAACATTTATCCAAACTGGCAGGCCAGTTTTACCAACAGCCGGGCGCGGCGTTGCGCTTAATTGGCGTCACTGGCACCAACGGTAAAACCACCACTACGCAGCTGTTGGCGCAATGGACTCAGGCGTTGGGGGAGAGCAGTGCAGTGATGGGTACCGTGGGTAACGGGCTGCTGGGACAGGTTGTGCCGACAGAAAATACCACCGGCTCAGCGGTTGATGTGCAACAGATTTTGCATTCTCTGGTTGAACAGGGCGCTAAAGTGGCCGCGATGGAGGTTTCTTCTCACGGACTGGTGCAAAACCGCGTGGCAGCGCTGCCGTTTGCCGCCGCCGTGTTTACCAACCTGAGCCGCGACCATCTGGATTACCACGGCGACATGGCGAGCTATGAAGCGGCTAAATGGCTGCTGTTCTCCACTCATCAGGCCGAACACAAAATTATCAATGCTGACGATGACGTCGGGCAACGCTGGCTGAGCCAGTTGCCTCAGGCGGTTGCCGTCAGCATGGAAGATAAAGTGCCGCAGGGCTGGAACGGTCCTTGGCTGTCTGCCACTCACGTGGATTATCACGATAACGGCGCTACGATTTCTTTTGACTCCAGTTGGGGTAAAGGTCAGTTGGAAAGCCGCCTAATGGGCGCATTTAACGTCAGTAACCTGCTGGTGGCGCTGTCGACCTTGTTAGCGCTGGGTTATCCATTGGCGGAGTTGTTAACTGCTGCACCTAGGCTCCAGCCGGTTTGTGGTCGTATGGAAGTGTTTAACGCTCCAGGTAAACCTACGGTAGTCGTTGATTACGCTCATACACCGGATGCGTTGGAAAAAGCTTTGGCGGCGGCCCGCCTGCACTGCAAAGGTCAACTGTGGTGCGTATTCGGCTGCGGCGGCGATCGTGACAAAGGTAAGCGCCCACTTATGGGAGCCATTGCAGAACAGCTGGCCGATCGCGTTGTCGTGACCGACGATAACCCGCGTAGCGAGGAGCCGCAGGCTATCGTGGCTGATATTCTTCGCGGTTTGATGGATGCGGGCCGTGCGCTGGCAATTCATGGCCGCGCCGAAGCGGTAACCAGCGCGATTATGCAGGCCAAAGAAGAAGATGTGGTTTTGGTGGCCGGTAAAGGTCACGAAGATTACCAACTGGTAGGCAACCGTCGTCTGGATTATTCCGACCGTATTACCGTTGCCCGTTTGCTGGGGGGGGTCGCATGA
- the murF gene encoding UDP-N-acetylmuramoyl-tripeptide--D-alanyl-D-alanine ligase, giving the protein MIPVSLQYLAEQLNAELVGNDDMITEVTTDTRQVTAGCLFVALKGERFDAHDFAEAAVAAGAGALLVSQRLLVDVPQIVVKDTRLALGQFAAWVRQQVPARVVALTGSSGKTSVKEMTAAILRQCGNVLYTSGNFNNDIGVPLTLLRLTPEHDFAVIELGANHIGEIAYTTDLSRPEAALVNNLAAAHLEGFGSLAGVAQAKGEIFAGLPAKGIAILNADSHDWPHWQSTLAHKQVWRFSPQAGEDTDFYASDVRIHQQGMDFTLHSPFGNVAVSLPLPGRHNIANALAAAALAMSVGADVDAVRQGLSQLQAVKGRLFPISLAEGKLLLDDTYNANVGSMIAAAQVLADMPGYCVMVVGDMAELGETAEDCHRQVGEAARLAGVDKVLSVGKLSQLISHASGNGEHFQDKSALTARLAALLSEHQVITVLIKGSRSAAMESVVQALQEKASC; this is encoded by the coding sequence ATGATTCCCGTTTCCCTGCAATACCTCGCGGAGCAGCTTAATGCTGAGCTGGTCGGTAACGACGATATGATTACCGAAGTGACCACCGATACGCGTCAGGTGACGGCAGGTTGCCTGTTTGTGGCACTGAAAGGCGAGCGTTTTGACGCTCATGATTTTGCTGAAGCAGCCGTTGCCGCAGGTGCTGGGGCGTTGTTGGTAAGTCAGCGCTTATTGGTGGATGTTCCGCAGATCGTGGTGAAAGACACCCGTCTGGCTCTGGGGCAGTTTGCCGCTTGGGTTCGTCAGCAAGTGCCTGCCAGAGTCGTCGCGTTGACCGGTTCTTCCGGTAAAACCTCGGTTAAAGAGATGACCGCAGCGATTCTGCGTCAGTGTGGCAACGTGTTGTATACCTCCGGTAACTTTAACAACGATATCGGTGTGCCGCTGACATTACTGCGTTTAACACCAGAACATGATTTTGCGGTGATTGAACTGGGTGCGAACCATATTGGCGAAATCGCCTACACCACGGATTTAAGCCGCCCGGAAGCCGCATTGGTGAACAATCTGGCTGCCGCTCATCTGGAAGGCTTTGGTTCACTGGCGGGCGTTGCGCAGGCGAAAGGTGAAATCTTTGCCGGTTTGCCAGCCAAAGGTATTGCCATTCTTAACGCTGACAGTCATGACTGGCCGCATTGGCAGTCCACGCTGGCTCACAAGCAGGTTTGGCGTTTTTCACCGCAGGCCGGTGAAGACACTGATTTTTATGCCAGCGATGTGCGCATTCATCAGCAAGGTATGGATTTCACTCTGCATTCGCCTTTCGGCAATGTAGCCGTGTCGTTGCCGTTACCGGGTCGCCATAACATCGCCAATGCTTTGGCTGCCGCGGCCCTCGCGATGTCGGTCGGTGCAGATGTCGATGCGGTGCGTCAGGGTTTATCTCAGTTGCAAGCGGTAAAAGGGCGTTTATTCCCGATTTCGCTGGCCGAAGGAAAGCTGCTGCTAGATGACACTTATAACGCCAACGTGGGTTCCATGATCGCCGCGGCGCAGGTTCTGGCCGATATGCCCGGTTACTGCGTAATGGTGGTGGGTGATATGGCCGAATTGGGTGAAACCGCAGAAGATTGTCACCGTCAGGTGGGTGAAGCTGCCCGTCTGGCTGGAGTGGATAAAGTGTTGAGCGTGGGGAAATTAAGTCAGCTCATCAGTCACGCCAGCGGTAACGGCGAGCATTTTCAAGATAAGAGCGCGTTGACGGCTCGTTTGGCGGCCCTGTTGTCCGAACATCAAGTTATCACCGTATTAATTAAAGGTTCACGTAGTGCTGCCATGGAAAGTGTTGTGCAGGCGTTACAGGAGAAAGCATCATGTTAG
- the mraY gene encoding phospho-N-acetylmuramoyl-pentapeptide-transferase has product MLVWLAEYLVKFYSGFNVFSYLTFRAIVSLLTALFISLWMGPRLIAYLQKLQIGQVVRNDGPESHFSKRGTPTMGGLMILFSITISVLMWAYPSNPYVWCVLFILVGYGIVGFVDDYRKVVRKDTKGLIARWKYFWQSVIALAAAFTMYTIGKDTPATLLVVPFFKDVMPQLGLMYVLLAYFVIVGTSNAVNLTDGLDGLAIMPTVFVAAGFALVAWATGNVNFANYLHIPYLRHSGELVIVCTAIVGAGLGFLWFNTYPAQVFMGDVGSLALGGALGTIAVLLRQEFLLLIMGGVFVVETLSVILQVGSFKLRGQRIFRMAPIHHHYELKGWPEPRVIVRFWIISLMLVLIGLATLKVR; this is encoded by the coding sequence ATGTTAGTGTGGCTGGCTGAATATCTGGTCAAATTCTATTCCGGTTTTAACGTTTTTTCCTATTTGACGTTTCGCGCCATCGTCAGTCTGTTGACCGCTCTGTTTATCTCCTTGTGGATGGGGCCACGCCTGATTGCTTATTTGCAGAAGCTGCAAATCGGTCAGGTTGTACGTAACGATGGCCCGGAGTCACATTTCAGCAAACGCGGCACGCCAACCATGGGCGGGCTGATGATTCTGTTCTCCATTACCATTTCGGTATTAATGTGGGCTTATCCGTCTAACCCTTACGTCTGGTGCGTACTGTTTATTCTGGTGGGCTACGGAATCGTCGGTTTTGTCGATGATTACCGCAAAGTGGTTCGCAAGGATACCAAGGGACTGATCGCCCGCTGGAAGTACTTCTGGCAGTCGGTGATCGCGCTGGCCGCCGCCTTTACCATGTACACCATCGGTAAAGACACCCCGGCAACGCTCTTGGTGGTGCCGTTCTTTAAAGATGTGATGCCCCAGTTGGGGCTGATGTACGTTCTACTGGCGTACTTCGTGATCGTCGGGACCAGTAACGCCGTTAACCTGACCGACGGTTTGGACGGTTTGGCCATTATGCCAACGGTATTTGTTGCTGCGGGCTTCGCGTTGGTGGCCTGGGCGACGGGTAACGTCAACTTTGCCAACTATTTGCACATTCCTTATCTGCGTCATTCCGGTGAATTGGTGATCGTCTGTACCGCCATCGTCGGCGCCGGATTAGGTTTCTTATGGTTCAACACCTATCCGGCACAGGTCTTTATGGGCGATGTCGGCTCACTGGCGCTGGGCGGCGCATTAGGCACCATCGCCGTATTGCTGCGTCAGGAATTCTTGTTGCTGATTATGGGCGGGGTATTCGTGGTGGAAACCCTGTCAGTGATTCTACAGGTTGGCTCCTTTAAGCTTCGTGGTCAGCGGATTTTCCGTATGGCACCGATTCATCATCATTATGAGCTGAAGGGTTGGCCTGAGCCGCGCGTGATTGTGCGCTTCTGGATTATTTCGCTGATGCTGGTCCTGATTGGCCTAGCGACGCTGAAGGTGCGGTAA
- the murD gene encoding UDP-N-acetylmuramoyl-L-alanine--D-glutamate ligase, with amino-acid sequence MVDYQGKKVVIIGLGLTGLSCVDFFMTRGVSPRVMDTRINPPGLDKLPAGLERHLGDLNQQWLLDADLIVASPGMALANPALSEAAEAGVEIVGDIELFCRENQAQIVAITGSNGKSTVTTLVGEMAKAAGWQVGVGGNIGVPALTLLKQENQLVVLELSSFQLETTSSLHATAATVLNVTEDHTDRYPFGLQQYRAAKLRIYENAKTCVVNADDALTMPVRGADSRCISFGVDVGDYHLNKQQGEVWLRVRGEKVLNTREMKLTGRHNYTNALAALALADVAGIPRSSSLKALTTYAGLAHRFQLVFENNGVRWINDSKATNVGSTEAALDGLYVDGTLHLLLGGDGKSADFSGLTRFLQGDKVRVYCFGRDGEQLAQLRPEVSQLTETMEQAMKLLAQTLKSGDMVLLSPACASLDQFRSFEQRGTEFARLAEELG; translated from the coding sequence ATGGTGGATTATCAGGGTAAAAAAGTTGTCATTATTGGGCTGGGGCTAACCGGCCTCTCCTGCGTTGATTTCTTTATGACGCGGGGCGTTTCGCCGCGCGTTATGGATACCCGCATCAATCCACCGGGTCTGGATAAGCTTCCTGCCGGTTTGGAGCGACATTTGGGCGATCTGAATCAGCAATGGCTGTTAGACGCCGATTTAATCGTTGCCAGCCCAGGTATGGCGCTGGCTAATCCGGCGTTGAGTGAGGCGGCGGAAGCTGGCGTTGAAATCGTCGGTGATATTGAACTGTTTTGCCGTGAAAATCAGGCGCAGATCGTTGCGATTACCGGCTCTAACGGTAAAAGCACGGTCACTACGCTGGTGGGTGAGATGGCGAAAGCCGCAGGCTGGCAGGTTGGCGTCGGTGGCAATATCGGCGTTCCGGCTCTGACCTTGCTGAAGCAGGAAAATCAGTTGGTGGTGCTGGAATTATCCAGCTTCCAACTGGAAACCACCTCAAGTCTGCACGCCACCGCCGCGACCGTCTTGAACGTGACGGAAGATCATACCGATCGCTATCCGTTTGGTTTGCAACAATATCGCGCCGCCAAACTGCGTATTTATGAAAATGCCAAAACCTGTGTGGTAAACGCCGATGATGCGCTAACCATGCCGGTACGCGGAGCCGATAGCCGCTGCATTAGCTTTGGCGTTGATGTGGGCGATTACCATCTGAATAAACAGCAGGGCGAAGTCTGGCTGCGGGTTCGCGGCGAGAAAGTGCTGAACACCCGCGAAATGAAGCTGACAGGCCGACATAACTATACCAATGCGTTGGCGGCGCTGGCTTTGGCTGATGTGGCGGGGATCCCTCGTTCATCGAGCTTAAAAGCACTGACCACCTACGCAGGGCTGGCACATCGCTTCCAATTGGTGTTTGAAAACAACGGGGTGCGTTGGATTAACGATTCCAAAGCCACCAACGTTGGCAGCACCGAAGCGGCGCTGGACGGGCTATACGTCGATGGCACTCTGCATTTACTGCTGGGTGGCGACGGTAAATCCGCTGATTTTTCCGGTCTGACCCGTTTTCTACAGGGTGACAAAGTCCGAGTCTATTGTTTCGGCCGTGACGGCGAGCAGTTAGCGCAGTTGAGACCGGAAGTCTCTCAGTTGACTGAAACCATGGAACAGGCAATGAAATTGCTGGCACAGACGCTAAAAAGCGGCGATATGGTGCTGTTATCACCTGCCTGCGCCAGTCTGGATCAGTTCCGCAGTTTTGAACAACGGGGCACCGAATTTGCCCGTCTGGCGGAGGAACTGGGCTGA
- the ftsW gene encoding cell division protein FtsW: MRMLGLGLFNKLKHWVMGSRESDATSMVLYDRTLLWLTFGLAIIGFVMVTSASMPIGQRLAGDPFLFAKRDALYLGLAFGLSLVTLRIPMEIWQRYSNIMLLLSIVMLLIVLVVGSSVNGASRWISIGPLRIQPAELSKLSLFCYLASYLVRKVEEVRSNFWGFCKPMGVMVILAVLLLAQPDLGTVVVLFITTLAMLFLAGAKMWQFLAIIGSGIFAVCLLIIAEPYRMRRVTSFWNPWEDPFGSGYQLTQSLMAFGRGEFWGQGLGNSVQKLEYLPEAHTDFIFAILGEELGYFGVVLALLMVFFVAFRAMSIGRRALEINQRFSGFLACSIGVWFSFQALVNVGAAAGMLPTKGLTLPLISYGGSSLLIMSTAIVLLLRIDFETRLAKAQAFVRSAR, encoded by the coding sequence ATGCGTATGCTGGGGCTAGGGCTGTTTAATAAGTTAAAGCACTGGGTCATGGGATCGCGGGAGAGCGACGCCACCAGTATGGTGCTTTATGACAGAACCTTGCTGTGGCTGACCTTTGGTTTAGCCATCATCGGTTTTGTGATGGTGACTTCGGCATCAATGCCTATCGGTCAGCGTTTGGCGGGCGATCCTTTCCTGTTCGCCAAGCGTGACGCGCTCTACCTCGGTTTGGCCTTTGGTTTGTCGCTGGTCACGCTACGTATTCCGATGGAAATCTGGCAGCGCTACAGCAACATTATGCTGCTGCTGTCCATCGTGATGCTGCTAATTGTATTGGTAGTCGGTAGCTCGGTTAACGGTGCATCCCGCTGGATTTCCATCGGCCCGTTGCGTATTCAGCCGGCGGAATTATCTAAACTCTCGCTGTTTTGCTATCTGGCCAGTTATCTGGTGCGCAAGGTTGAAGAAGTACGGAGTAACTTCTGGGGCTTCTGCAAACCGATGGGCGTGATGGTAATACTGGCAGTGCTACTGCTGGCTCAGCCGGATTTGGGCACCGTGGTGGTACTGTTTATTACTACGCTGGCGATGCTGTTTTTAGCCGGAGCCAAAATGTGGCAGTTCCTGGCGATTATCGGCTCCGGGATTTTTGCAGTTTGTCTGCTAATCATTGCCGAGCCTTACCGTATGCGCCGGGTTACTTCGTTTTGGAACCCGTGGGAAGATCCTTTTGGCAGCGGTTATCAGCTCACTCAGTCTCTGATGGCGTTTGGCCGCGGGGAGTTCTGGGGGCAAGGTTTAGGTAACTCGGTGCAAAAACTCGAGTATTTGCCGGAAGCACATACCGACTTTATTTTCGCGATTTTAGGGGAGGAACTCGGCTATTTCGGTGTGGTTTTAGCCCTGTTAATGGTATTCTTCGTCGCTTTTCGCGCGATGTCCATTGGGCGTCGTGCGTTAGAGATTAATCAGCGGTTTTCCGGCTTTTTGGCCTGTTCAATCGGCGTTTGGTTTAGTTTCCAGGCGTTGGTTAACGTTGGGGCTGCGGCTGGGATGTTACCGACCAAAGGTCTGACACTCCCCCTGATAAGTTACGGTGGTTCCAGTCTGTTGATTATGTCAACAGCCATAGTTTTACTGCTGCGTATTGATTTTGAAACGCGTTTGGCGAAAGCCCAGGCGTTCGTAAGGAGTGCCCGATGA